In Aequorivita sp. H23M31, a single window of DNA contains:
- the folE gene encoding GTP cyclohydrolase I FolE: MDLEKTLKTIDAMGDDHISGSSETPLRPDAFELSDIEKIASIKNDVQHIMETLGLDLNDDSLKGTPNRVAKMFVQEIFGGLHPNRKPKASTFSNKYKYNEMLVEKNITLYSTCEHHLLPIVGKAHIAYISNGTVVGLSKMNRIVDYYAKRPQVQERLTMQIVKELQQVLNTDDVACIIDAKHLCVNSRGIRDIDSSTVTAEFGGAFKNPETKREFLDYIKLETEF; this comes from the coding sequence ATGGATTTAGAAAAAACACTTAAAACCATAGACGCAATGGGCGATGACCATATAAGTGGCTCTTCGGAAACACCCTTGCGCCCCGACGCTTTTGAACTCAGCGACATTGAAAAGATTGCTTCGATCAAAAATGACGTTCAACATATAATGGAAACTTTGGGCTTAGATCTAAATGACGATAGCCTCAAGGGCACGCCTAACAGAGTGGCTAAAATGTTTGTACAGGAAATTTTTGGCGGACTTCATCCAAATAGAAAGCCGAAAGCTTCCACCTTCAGCAATAAATATAAATATAATGAAATGCTGGTAGAGAAAAACATTACGCTTTATTCTACTTGTGAGCACCATTTACTTCCCATAGTAGGAAAAGCACACATCGCTTATATCTCTAACGGAACCGTGGTTGGACTTTCGAAAATGAATAGAATTGTGGACTACTACGCCAAAAGACCACAAGTACAAGAACGCTTAACGATGCAGATTGTAAAGGAATTGCAACAAGTGCTAAATACTGATGATGTTGCGTGTATAATCGATGCAAAACACCTCTGCGTTAACTCAAGAGGTATACGGGATATTGATAGCAGTACCGTAACTGCCGAATTTGGCGGGGCTTTCAAAAATCCAGAAACAAAAAGAGAATTTTTGGATTATATTAAATTGGAGACGGAGTTTTGA